Proteins from a genomic interval of Amphiura filiformis chromosome 9, Afil_fr2py, whole genome shotgun sequence:
- the LOC140161048 gene encoding zinc finger protein 711-like: MEPNSVFDGDCDPRILPINSEHADSACVQLPESNTMPQGQLQETDFLLSNHQPEQETQEMTSSSSSTMLEENNEKGGEESNTESFSKVQEYLNPAYYQCHKCGKVYHQPQHLQTHIEAEHEGIKYTCELCGSTMKWKCNLRVHMEKVHNISEQVRRKPTINRKCQKCKLAFSSNRLYYRHLKSVHKESKPVQCIACTEKFEKVEDLNSHKFTHPTLVPFRCDVCRLRYSSKTGLKKHVISSKHAQKSELGNWDVCTEFDEFDQICYLCRKKFSSYSSFYMHMCFGCVAVEGATCKMCEKTFKTTIDLQNHLVDEHKIAPDVAAEKVKNVEKEALNIKCELCNKVYSCPSSLAYHMKVHKGEKNFTCDQCDHRTYKRSDMKKHKLIHSGEQPFQCPTCNKRFKSAQCRKNCMLRHLGVKSQKVQSVLEKHFF, translated from the coding sequence ATGGAGCCGAATTCTGTGTTTGATGGCGATTGTGATCCAAGAATCCTACCAATCAACTCGGAGCATGCAGATTCAGCTTGTGTCCAATTACCAGAGTCTAACACTATGCCACAAGGACAGCTCCAAGAGACCGATTTTCTACTCTCCAATCACCAACCAGAGCAAGAGACACAAGAAATGACTTCCAGTTCCTCGAGTACGATGCTAGAAGAAAACAACGAGAAGGGAGGAGAAGAATCCAACACCGAGTCGTTTTCAAAAGTTCAAGAATATCTTAACCCTGCGTATTACCAGTGTCACAAATGCGGTAAGGTGTACCATCAGCCACAGCATTTACAGACACACATAGAGGCAGAACATGAAGGCATCAAATACACCTGCGAACTGTGTGGTAGTACCATGAAATGGAAGTGCAATTTGAGGGTTCACATGGAAAAAGTGCACAATATCAGCGAACAGGTGCGGAGGAAACCAACAATCAACAGGAAGTGTCAGAAATGCAAACTCGCCTTCTCGTCCAATCGCTTGTACTACAGACATTTGAAATCGGTGCACAAAGAGAGTAAACCTGTTCAGTGTATCGCGTGCACGGAGAAATTTGAAAAAGTTGAAGATTTGAACTCGCATAAGTTTACCCATCCGACTTTGGTACCGTTTAGGTGTGATGTGTGCAGGTTGCGTTACAGTTCAAAAACAGGTCTTAAAAAGCATGTGATATCAAGCAAACATGCTCAAAAGTCGGAGTTAGGGAATTGGGACGTTTGCACAGAATTTGATGAATTTGATCAGATTTGTTATCTTTGCCGAAAGAAATTTTCAAGTTATTCATCCTTCTATATGCACATGTGTTTTGGGTGTGTTGCTGTTGAAGGAGCTACGTGCAAAATGTGCGAGAAAACATTCAAAACGACTATCGATTTACAGAATCACCTCGTAGATGAGCACAAAATCGCACCGGATGTTGCAGCAGAGAAGGTGAAGAATGTAGAGAAGGAAGCTTTGAATATAAAATGTGAGTTATGCAATAAAGTCTACAGTTGTCCTTCTTCGTTGGCGTACCACATGAAGGTgcataaaggagagaaaaactTCACATGCGATCAATGCGATCATAGAACGTATAAAAGGAGCGACATGAAGAAGCACAAATTGATACACTCTGGTGAGCAACCTTTCCAATGCCCTACCTGCAATAAACGCTTCAAGAGTGCGCAGTGCAGGAAAAACTGTATGCTCCGCCACTTGGGAGTGAAATCGCAAAAAGTGCAATCAGTGCTTGAAAAACATTTCTTCTGA